In Alteromonas sp. RKMC-009, the genomic stretch TTCGAACGGAATATCCGCACTATCGACGAGGTGATTGAATGCCACCTGATCAGTGGCGGATACGATTATCTGCTTAAGTTTGTGACCCGGGGTATTTCTCACTACCAGTCACTGATGGAAGAAATTCTGGAAGCCGATTTCGGGATATCCAAATATTTTAGTTACATCGTGCTGAAATCCCCCATCGAAAAATTGCATTATCCTCTGTCTACTTTATTTAAACCGGAAAAATAACGTGCCGCTGACGCTACTCTATAAAGGACCCGCTGCCCGCGGAGAATGCTGGCAAACAGCAATGGCTAAGGCGTTACCGGAAGTAAACTGGCTGACCTGGCCGGATGTGCCCGATGATAGTGCCGTGGACGGTATTATCACCTGGACGCTGCCGGAAAATGCGTTGTCGCGGTTTACAAATTTGAAAGCGATTTTCTCCGTTGGTGCCGGGGTAGATCAGTTCTCTCCGGCATCACTTTCTTCTGATATAAAGCTGGTAAGAATGGTCGATCCGGCCATCGCTCAGCAAATGAAGACCTATGTTGCCTATGCCGTGTTAATGCTGCACAGGCAACATCTGGACTATGCACAGGAACAACAACGTAAAACCTGGTCTCCCCTGCCTGTGGCCCTGCCACATGAATGCACAGTGGGTATTCTGGGCCTTGGAAATCTGGGCAATGAAGTCGCCACCATGCTTTCCGGGCTGGGCTTTACGGTAAGAGGCTGGAGCAGAAGCGCTAAAAACTTACCGAAAATTACGACATTTCATGGTGAAGAAAGTCTTCCGGCATTTCTTTCCGGATGTCATGTGCTGGTTTGCTTACTGCCACTCACAGAGCAGACACGGGGCATTCTTAATCATGACACGTTGTCGGCACTACCGGCCGGAGCGTCATTGATCAACACCGGACGGGGTGGACATCTGGTTGAAAAGGATTTGCTGGCCTTACTCGACAACGGTCATTTAAATTACGCCGTGCTGGATGTGTTCGAACAGGAGCCGTTACCAGAGTCACACCCGTTCTGGGCGCATCCGAAAATTCATATTACTCCCCACATCGCTTCATCGACAAGCAATGACACTGCTGCTTTGCAGCTTGTTGCTAACATAAAACGCTGGCTCAATGATGAAGCTATGGAAGGGGAAGTGGATTGCAGGCAAGGCTATTAGCCCTGCCTGCATGTGACAATTTGAAAAGAATAGAGCACCCTCTTCAAACTAAGCGGAATATTCAGGATTCCACGGCAGATTTAATCACATCTTTCGTCAGCGGTTTAACCAGGTGTTTTT encodes the following:
- a CDS encoding 2-hydroxyacid dehydrogenase translates to MPLTLLYKGPAARGECWQTAMAKALPEVNWLTWPDVPDDSAVDGIITWTLPENALSRFTNLKAIFSVGAGVDQFSPASLSSDIKLVRMVDPAIAQQMKTYVAYAVLMLHRQHLDYAQEQQRKTWSPLPVALPHECTVGILGLGNLGNEVATMLSGLGFTVRGWSRSAKNLPKITTFHGEESLPAFLSGCHVLVCLLPLTEQTRGILNHDTLSALPAGASLINTGRGGHLVEKDLLALLDNGHLNYAVLDVFEQEPLPESHPFWAHPKIHITPHIASSTSNDTAALQLVANIKRWLNDEAMEGEVDCRQGY